GGAATATCGGTGTAGAAATTCCGAATATACTTATAACGGGACGAACGGACAGCACGACCAAAGTCTTCAAAGTCATGCCAGTTGTGCTCCGCAAAAATCAGTCCGCGGGTGGTTGCATTCGGATTCTTCAGGAGTTTGTGAAAGCTTTTTCCCTGAAAGGTTTCTCCCACTGGCAGGCCAGCCAGTTCCAGTACGGTAGGCGCAAGATCGACCGAGCTGATCAATGAATTACAGACACTCCCGGCTTTGATTCGATCAGGCCACGTGACAATCCAGGGAGTTCGAATTCCGCTGTCATAGACGGTCGTTTTACAGCGGGGAAAGGGGCGACCATTATCACTCAAAAACACAATCACCGTGTTGGATGCCACCTTCTGCGCGTTCAGCTCTTTGCGCACATTGCCGACGACGCCATCCAGCCGCGTAATCTCATCATAGTATAAAGCCAGATCCCCCCGTACTGCCGGTGTATCAGGCAGATAAGGGGGCACGCTGACGTCTTCATTGGTATGGGGTCGGTCAATGATATTCCGTTGATAGGGACGATGCGGATCGGTGAAGGCAAACCACATGAAAAACGGTTTGTCCTTTGGTCTCTGCTTCAGCGTCGGTACCCACTCATTCAACTTCGTCGTTACCAGATCGAACTTGCTTTCTGTGGGGGTCCCCAGATGCCACTTCCCGGCGGAAGCGGTATAGTAACCGGCTTCTTTCAGTTTCTCGACAAAAGTCACCTGACTGGCTGGCAAAGGCAGATGCAGCTGGTGGGCTCCCGTGCCGTGGGGATAGCGGCCGGTAATAATACTGGCTCTACTCGGACTGCAGGAACTACAGGTTAAATACGCATGATTAAACTTCATCCCCTCTGCAGCCAGCTGATTCAGATTTGGCGTCTGAATTTTAGAATGACCATAGGCACCACAGTCATCCCAGGCCATGTCATCTGCGATGAATACTATAAAATTGGGTTTTGCTGTCGGCGGCGTTTGCGCTGAAACTTCCCCTTTCAACCCCATGAATACCAGTACTGTTATCAGGAAGCATTTCAACGGCATCAATCGCATAACGGTCTCTTTATCAACTTGAAATGAATTCGATCAAGGCAGGATTCGGGCACGCTCATCAGGACTCGGCATTCGGCAGGTCTCGTGTTTTCCAAACAGGCGATAGCGAACACTCGCAATCAGTCGGTATCCCAGGTCACGGATCGGAAGCGGAATACACCACAGCAACCATCCGTAGACGTTCCAGGGAAATCCCAGTAACCACAACAGCCTGACCACTGCCGCTGATCGCCGGTAACAGTGAGTGCCCTCCACAGTCCGAAAGACAACCGTATCTACACTGGCAAGATCCTGTTCACTCAACAACTTTCTGGCAGTATCTCCTTGCAGAGGCGCATAATACAACCGTGCCTGTCGATCCCGTGTCATCGCAAAATCGACGCTGGAATTACATAAACCACACACACCATCAAAAAACAGAATCGGCTTATCCGTCAAACCGGATGCCCCCGTCTCCTCCGCAATAACAGCAGAAATCGGGCGATTGGGATCCATCGTCGTCACTGATTTTTTCATGTGATTTCGTTTCTCAACCTGAAATACGATCCAGTCTACCGAAAAAACGCACTTTACCTGTAATATTATACGTAATAAGCATTTATCTCCAGTCGTATTTTACCGCATTCACGGGAATCCCGGCAAAAGACTCTGCCTCACGCTTCGCTTACGCCTTGAGGGTGCAGATTCACTGAATACTTCTGTTGTTTCCTCAAAATTAACGCTAGAATTAAGGTGGCTATCCTGCCGATTTTACTTACAGAAGGCTTATCACACATTTCTTTCCGGTGAAGGGTTCCATGCAGCACCAATCCACACATTCTGATTCGCAATCGCGCTGGAATCAGGGTCTGGGTGTCTCTACGCTGGTTCATCTTTTAATCATCGGCAGTCTGTCACTGATCTTCGAACATCAGGTTGGTACACGGTTTTCAGCGGACTCCGATGCGATCCAGACACGCTGGACTCCCGCACAAAAGCAGCTCGAACCAGAAGTACTTGAGCTGATCCCGGTGACCAAACAAAAAGAACACCCCAGCAACTCTGCCCTGCTTTCGAAATTACCTTCAATCGTAAAACGTTCTTCCGCCCCGGATCCTGAATCACAATCGTCTTATCTTCAGGGTCCACTCCCTCAGGTGACACAGTATGAAGAAGCGATGACGACAAAATATGGTTCAGAAGTCGTTGGGGCGCTGCTGACCTCAACGGCCCTCGGAAACGCAGAGGACGGTTCGGGACTGGGAAACGGTAATGGGAAATTCTTCGGCATCAATCCGCAGAGTAAAAAAATCGTTTACGTGGTCGATTCGTCCAATAGTATGAACTTTCCCCATGAAAGTGAGGGAAAAACCAGACTGGGACGCGTCAAACTCGAACTGGCACGGGCCATTCACTCCCTGGACGAAGACCAGCAGTTTTTTGTGATCTTCTTCAGCGACATTGCCATCCCCATGCCCGCCCGTGAATTGCAATCCGCGACGAATGATGCAAAACAGAAATACCTGACCTGGGTGGCCCGCGTACCCGGTATCGGAATGACAGAACCTTACCAGGCATTGCTGCTGGCTCTGAAATTGCAACCGGATACGATTTACTTTCTGACCGACGGTCAATTCGACCCCGTGATTGTGAAGTCCTTCAATAAAGTGGCTGCACAGAAAAACCGCAGTCACACAATTACGGTGAATGGGATTTGCTTTGGCAACCTCGAGGGAGAACAGGCCATTCGGGAACTGGCAGAAAATAATTCGGGGACCTTCACCTTTATTCCCTGATCCCCCGGCACGAAACGGTACACGCGAACACCAAAGTACTGCTCTCATAGATTCTTTAGAGCCATTCAATATCTAAGTCTTTACAGATAAATACTTTTTGGAATAGTATGCCCACTTGCTTTTTTATCACCGTATTTTTTCGCGTGATATTTTCAACCGCACTTCGCCTTCTTTGAAGTGAGCAGTTTTGATTGCTTTTCTTTTAAGTAAGTTTCCCCAGCTCGTTATCTGAATCAGTCTAATTGAATCCCAGACGATTTAAACAAGCCGTAAGAAAACCTGGATCGCTCAATAACATGAATTCAACGATCACCGCAAAAACACAACCCCGTAGACGCGGTGTACGCAAAGGGACGCTGAACTCACCTTCCTTTCTGGCCTTGCTCGGAACTCAGTTTCTGGGAGCAATGAATGACAATATGTTTCGCTGGTTCATCATTCCCATCGCCAAACCCGAAATCGGTGATGCGAATGCCCTTTCCTTAGGACTGGCTTGCTTCACACTCCCTTATCTGCTGCTGGCCAGTGTCGCCGGTTATCTGGCAGACCGTTTCAGTAAACGCACGGTGATCATTGCCTGTAAAGTCGCAGAGATCATCATTATGATCGCGGGGGTCTGTGCAGTTCTAATCGGCAATCTCTATCTGCTGTTTTTCATTGTGGCCCTCATGGGCTGTCAAAGCGCGCTCTTCGGTCCTGCCAAATTTGGCAGTATCCCCGAAATGCTTCGTGATAATCGTCTCTCACGCGGCAACGGTATCATGGGATTGACTACCGTCGTGTCATCGGCCCTGGGATTTATTGCAGGTAATTACCTGTACCATTTCACGCAACCCAGTCTCTCCACCCCAGGTTCATTTAGTGATATCAGTTTCGCCGCTTTCACACTGGTGGGTGTTGCGATACTGGGAACTCTCACCAGCCTGAAAATCAGGAAGCTGGAACCGGCTGCTCCTGATCGGGGGTTCCCGTATAATCCCGCCAAAGAAACCTGGCATCAAATGCAGCTGCTCACCAGCAGCACCCCTCTGCTGCGAACCGCTTTAGGAGTCGCTTTTTTCTGGATGCTTGCTTCACTGGCACAGATGAACGTGGATACGTACGGCATTAATGAACTGAATCTGACCCAGAAAGATATCGGCCCGCTACTGGGCATCCTCGTCTTTGGCGTTGCATTGGGTAGTATCCTCGCAGGTGTCTGGTCTTCCGGACGTATCGAACTGGGAATCGTCCCACTGGGAGCAGCGGGGATCGTCATCACTTCCCTGCTGCTCTACTTCACCGGAAACAGCGTCATCCCCGGATCCGAATCGAATTCGCAACTGCTGTACGGTCTCTCCCTGCTCTGGCTCTTTCTGCTGGGCGTCAGTTCCGGACTGTTTGATATTCCCCTGGAAACGTTTCTACAGCATCGCAGTGATGTCGAAACTCGAGGCAGTATATTGGCGGCTGCCAACTTCCTGGCATTTCTGTTTATTCTGATCGCATCCTTTGGCTTCTGGGTGATGCAGGCAAAACTCGAAATGTCCGCCAGCCAGATCTTCATGGTTCTGGGCCTGCTCACCATTCCAGTCGGGATCTATATTTTCAAGCTGCTTCCCAACGCAACGATCCGCTTCATGGTCTGGCTGGTCAGTTGTACGATTTATAAACTGCGAGTGAAGGGACTCAAAAATCTGCCTCCCAAAGGAGGCGCCCTGCTGGTCGCCAATCATGTCTCCTGGCTGGATGGCGTGTTCCTGATTCTGACATCCACGCGCCCCGTCCGAATGATCGCCTATTCTACTTACGTACAAGGTCCCTGGGTCGCCTGGCTGACGAAGCTGTATAATACCATCCCCATCAATGTGGAAGATGGTCCGAAAGCATTAATGCGATCCATCAAAACAGCCCGATCTGCCATTGAAGATGGAGAATTAGTCTGTATCTTTGCAGAAGGGAAATTGACTCGTTCGGGATACCTGCAGCCTTTTCAATCGGGTCTGATGAAGATCATTAAAGGCACCGGTGCACCGGTGATACCTGTCTATATTGATGAACTCTGGGGGAGCATCTTTAGTTTTCATGGCGGAAAGTTTTTCTGGAAAAAACCCCGCAGGTGGCCTTACCCCGTTTCGATTCGTTTTGGGAAGCCTATTCTTCACCCGGAGAATGAAAAGCACGTCCGTAAGGTAGTACAAAACCTGGGAGTCGAATCAGCCAATTTTCGAAAGACATATCAAATGATAGCGCCAAGATTGTTTCTGAGAAAATGTAAGAGTCGACGATTCCAGCAAAAAGTAGCTGATTCAACCGGGGTAGAACTGACCGGCGGAAAATTATTGACCGGCGCACTGCTGATGAGGCGACTGCTCAACAAATACGTTCTGAAGCAGGATGAAAAAATGGTCGGCGTCCTGCTGCCCCCCTCCGTCGGTGGGTCTGCTGTCAATGCCAGCCTCGCGATCTCAGGCCGCGTGCCCATCAATCTGAACTACACCCTGTCTGACAGTGATATCAATTATTGTATCAGGGAGGCAGGTATTAAAACGGTACTCACCAGCAGTAAGTTCCTGGAAAAAAAGCCCATCGAAATGGAAGCGAATGTGGTCCTGGTCGATGAAATCAAACTCAAAGCATCGCTGTTTGATAAACTCATCTGTCTGTTCATGGCATTCATTGTCCCGGCCTGGTTGATTGAACGTATCATTGGCCTGACTCGGGTCAGCTCAGACGATCTGAGTACTGTCATTTTCACTTCCGGTTCCACAGGACAACCCAAGGGAGTCATGCTGACTCACCACAATATCATTTCCAATATCAACTCAGCCGATGACCTGCTGCAACTCTCCCCCCGAGATTGCATTCTGGGAATCCTGCCTTTCTTTCATTCGTTTGGTTATACGATTGCACTCTGGATGCCTTTCGCCAGAAACATGCGGTCCTGTTATCACTTTAATCCCACCGACGCCCGCACCGTGGGGAAAATGATTGAGAAATATAAAGTCACACTCTTCACTTCTACGCCTACGTTTCTCAGGCACTATTTGAAACGCTGCACACGGGAACAATTTCAGTCACTGGACATTGTGATTACCGGCGCAGAAAAACTGCCTCAGAGTCTGGCAAAAGAATTCGAAGCGAAGTTTGGAATCTTCCCGACTGAAGGTTACGGCACGACAGAGCTGTCTCCGGTTGCTGCGGTCAACGTTCCCCCCACACGACAGCTGGATCCGACAGAAGTCAGTGCCAAACCGGGAACTGTAGGTCGTCCGATCCCCTGTGTGATGGCCAAAACCGTTGACCCCGATACCGGGGAAGATCTCCCTGACGGACAGGAAGGCCTGCTGTTCATCAAGGGGCCGAATGTCATGAAAGGCTATCTGAATAATCCGGAAAAAACAGCAGAGGTCATTCTCGACGGCTGGTACAATACCGGTGACTTTGCCACCATCGATGATGAAGGATTTATCTCGATCACCGGCAGGCAGACCCGCTTCTCCAAAATTGGCGGAGAAATGGTGCCTCATCTCAGGATTGAAGAACTCATCATCGATATCGTGAACAACCCGGAGGAAGATGAACCCGAAGTGCAGGTCGCGGTGACGTCGGTTCCCGATCCCAAAAAAGGCGAACGCTTGATCGTCCTGCATAAGCGGCTGCAAATTCCAGTCGACGAGATCCTCAAACAACTCGCCAGCGAGAATCTACCGAATCTCTGGATGCCTTCCAGCGACAGTTTTCTGGAAGTCGAAACGATTCCCCTGTTGGGCACCGGCAAACTCGATCTGGCAAAAATCAAGCAGGTCGCCTGTGAAGCCTTTGCAGCCGAAGTCACCAGCTGATAACATGATGCGTACTTTACCTGCTTTAGCGATGTGCATTCCACACATCTTTCGCTCTCGCAACAACTATCGCAGATTTTCCGAAAACTGCGTTAGGTTTTGGGGTCTCAAGAGTCCATTAGTGTAAAGAACGGGCCATTGTATAGTGAAAATCGTTTTTTAGCGTGAAATCACTATGTTGTAACCGTTTAGCGATAGTGTAAGTGATAAGGAAGCAGGCATGATAAATCAAAATGTCAAATTGACGGAGCGGCAACTGGCGATCTACCAATTTCTGAAAGACAAAATTGTCAACCGTGGTTATGGCCCCACGGTCAGAGAAATTGGTGACGCATTTGATATCCGATCCCCCAATGGGGTTATGGGACACCTGAAGGCCCTGGAACGCAAAGGGTTGATCAAACGCAAATCCCATATATCCCGATCTATTCAACTCTGTGACAATGCACAGAAACCGGCAAATGTTACTTTTTTCGGTTCACTGCAGGCAGGCACACCCATCATTCCACCGGCGGCAGATGACGCACAGGTGGATTTCAGTACCCTGTTTGAGAGTGGCGACAATTTCTGCCTGAAAGTCAAAGGCACCTCCATGATTGAAGCACAGATTCAAGACGGAGATTTTGTCGTTGTCAAAAAACAGGATACCTGCCAGCAGGGCGAGATCGTCGTTGCACTGGTCGATAATCAGGAAGCCACATTGAAACGCTTCTATCAGGAAGCAGACCGTGTGAGACTCGAACCTGCCAACTCGACCATGTCACCCATCTATTCCACCGATGTCAAAGTACTGGGCGTCGTGAAAGGTGTCATCCGCAAATTTAACTGAGCGACTGCTGCCTGACTAATTCGGGCCAGACTACAACGTCATTTGATTTCGAGCCAGGGTAATCAGCATTGTTGCCGGTAGTGGTTCTGCGCCAAGTTGCCGCAGCATGTTGACAACTTGCGCGGTGGTGTATTGCGCGTGCGTGCAAACATGCAGCAGAATATCTACACAGCGTGTCTGTTGGACGCGTCCTTTTCCACTGCTTGTGCTCCGTTTACTGACCAGTTCATCCAGCATTTCGGGAGAAAGCTGGTCCAGATACTCAATCCAGCGCTGTTCCTGTTTATTCCATTTCTGTTTCAGCTCTCCCAGCGATTCGATTCCACCTGTTCCTCGTTGATTGCCAGGCAGCGCGTCTGCCAGATCGCCAGGTAAAACAGGAGCCTCATGACCAAGGAGAGCTTCCAGCCAGACATACTCGGCCGCATACAGATGCAGCAGGGATCTCCAGACTGCCCCCTGTCCGATAGTAAAACTCTAATGAAGCTGCTTTTCCGAAAGCGTGGCTGCCGAGTCCAACAATGCCTGGTTCACCCATCTCCGGTGTTCATGTAAACGAGTTATGATTTGGACTGCCATTTGAATTTCCCTGAATCTGTTTAGTCTGCGTTCAGCTTTAATGTAGCATCTCCAGAGCCATTTGGACCGAGTATTATCGCGTGAGAAACGCTATGGTTAAATGTGATGCGCCCCGGGTAATTCTATTACTAATAAAGATGATCACGCGATACCCGATACGGTTCACTCAGAGAGAGCTGAATTTCACTCCCGTCCCGGGGTTCACGGTTCAGAAGTAAAAATGCCTAAGCCTGCACACTGTTTCCACTTGCAGCGAGCAGTTTTTGTTTTCCCGGCACGATATTTGAGCGTTTTTTCATTTAGATTGTTTCTCAGCTCTTGAATTGCCGAAACTATTTTCTATCCTTAGCCTTAGATTCATCAGGAATCAACACCAATCAGGGGGATTAGCTCAGTTGGGAGAGCGTTTGGCTGGCAGCCAAAAGGTCACCGGTTCGAGCCCGGTATCCTCCACTTAAAGCCACTTGCAGTATTCTGCGGGTGGCTTTTTTGTTTTGACCTACTCCTGAAACGAACCTGTTAAAAACAAAAAAGGTCGCCCCGTCTCTCATCGGAAAGACGGGACGACCTTCGGCTACCACATGCCCGGTCAGTTGAGCCTCAGGGGTAAATCTCCCCGAAGAACCCACATCTATTTATCTCTGTTGTACATGGGGAGTGGGTGACGTCTGAGGCTCCGGAATCACTTTCTCTTCTCCAGGCACACAGCCAGGGCAATCCAGATTCGGCCCCTCAATCACGTCTTCCTGAACTGTTCCTGGTTTACAGTGTTCGCAGGGCTGATCCACCACTTCTGGTTCCAAAACTAAATCCTCGGAGTAACTCCCTTGCGTGCCGCCGTAGTTAAGGCCATTACCCACGACATTGCAGCTGTTGTACCCCAGAACTGCTCCGCCGCGCGGATAATTGTAGTAACACGATCCTGAATAGAAGGCTTTAAATTTTCCGAAGTAGCTGCGCGAATAATATCCACTGTATGCGTAGCTCTGATTCAACGAGGAAATCGCGGTCCCGATATCGGAAAACTCACTGATGACAGCTGTCTGAACGTAACTTAAGCCGACAATCATCGCCAGGACGGCAACGGTCAGGATGATGACCAGCTCAGCCGAGAGAACGAATCCACCTTCATCGCTCCAGAACTGATTGACTAATTGATGCATGGGAAGCTCCTTTTTATCTTGATGTTCCGCGTTTTTGATTGAAAAGTCTGCTTGATCCGCTTTGGAGAATCACTCCAGCACGTACAGGATTCAACAGCATGAAACAGACTGGTCTTTGACCAGATCAATCACTGCTGTTGCACGATAAATTGTTATTCTCTCAGGGACTTTTCCCTGTCACTGACACTGTTGATCGATTGAAAAACGCCGATTGGCTAAAGCGGGAGAGGAAAGTTTCTCAGGCTTTCCTTTTCTGGTTTTCGAGGCGGAACTCAATTACCTCACTCACCATAAAATCAGGGTAAATACCAGAAGTTCTCTCCGCTTCAGTCAATCAGTCATCGGTGGTCTCTCAGGTCACCGACTTGTGTAACGGTCTCTCAGGTCGCCACACACTCTCTCTATGCGTTTGGCCTCTCCTGTCGCATTCAGACAGGTGAAGCTATTTGTTAATGGAATAACCGTCATATCCGGCATTTTCAGTAACTCCCGAATAACCGGCATGCTTGTTACATTAGGCAATATGCGTGCCATGCAGAAAACAGTTATCAAAGTTACAAACCAGATTTTCGATATAAACCATATAACTGGAAGAACTTATAAATTCGGAATAAAACCACTTCTAAAAGGTTGTGGTAACTGAGATTCTCGAGAACGACCTGGAATGTTCAGATTGCTTTACAGCGAGTTTAACGTTTTTGATAAGAAATCTGGTCGTATCGGTTATGACGATCAGGCAGGTAACGCAGCTCATAGAATGGGTATCAGGACCGCTGGCGGGGGTTTTGAGCTGCTGAGAATGTAATTCCAGTTGATTCAACTACTTACAGCCTGCGTTGCCAGGCTGTGTCCAGTTTGACTGTAGCGTCTCCAAGGCCATTTGGAGCGAGTACAATAGACTGCGAGACGTTATGGTTAAATCTGATGCGCTCTGGTGAAGAGCAGAATAAAGAGGGACGGGCAGGGATAGTTATTTCACTGCTGGGACAGAATGAAGGCCGCAGGTCATTCCACCTTAATTCATTAAAACTTTCACAACACCCATCTTGTTCATCTTTACATTAACGGTGGTCTATGGTCAAAATACTGTTCTGGGCCATTACAACTTGGGTCGGTCTAACGCTCTATCAAGCAGTTGAGAAAAGAGAACCATGAAGAATTGGACACATTTGAATTATTCAGCGGTGGTATTACTGTCACTGGTCTGCCTGGCGAGTTCATGCCAAAAGTCTGAACGAGACTTACTGGTCGGGCGCTGGCAGAACTCAAGCGGTCCCAACATGATTTTCAATAAAGACGGAAGCGTCTACAGCGTGCATCAGGGGCAACGGCGCAAGGGGGCCTATTACCTTGATATGGAAACGAAACCGAAGCAGATGGTTCTCGACATGCGAAAAACTGAGATCAATGCGGTTCTATTTTTTGATTTCAATGCTTTCTCAGAAAAACACTTCGAGCTGACACCTACCTATGTGCAGAGAACTGGCGGACGGAAAAGAAAGTCTGACCTGTCACGAAAATTACTGTTCCAGAAAATCGACCCGAACGATCCCACGATGGGCATCAATCGTTTTTCAGCAGAAGCAACTCCGACAGAAACTCCGTAAACAGTCGATTCGAATGTTTCCAGTTTTACTGTAGCGTCTTCAGTTCCATTCGGACCGAGTATATTAGACTGAGAGACGTCTTGCTAACGTGCGATGCGCTCTACATAGTGTAAAAGAACAGACGCGCATAAAAAAGCAGCAGGCGTCAACCGACGTCCGCTGCTTTGGTTTTTTGTTAGTCTAATCTCTTATTCGACACTGCGAACATTTGTCACAGATTCCGAACTTTGAACCGTTTCGAGAAACGAGTTATCTACTGAAGGAATATAGTCATCATTGCTGACGTGCAACGGAGGCTCGAATCCCTGAATTGGCAGCTCCTGAACAGCGGAAATCTGAGCGACAGGTTGTTCCATTGTTCCGATCACTTCTGCATCAGCTTCTGTGATGATTCGAAATCCTGACTCATCTGCTTCAGAAAGATCCTGAGGAACACTCGGCTCTTCCGTTACAGTAACGACTTCAGACATCAGCGTATCTGTACCGACGGGTGCGGTGGCTGTATTCTGTGCAACCTGAACTTCCGGTTGAGACATTGTTTTTTGCATCTGCTGTTTCTGCAGCTTAGCAACCTGCACCACGGCCTCTTTAATCGAATCCAGATCTGGATTGATTTCTAAAGCGCGGTGATAGTGCCCGGCGGCATCATCCAGTTTGCCTCTCTGCAGGCAGATATATCCCAGATTCGCATGAGCTTCTTCGGGACTCATTACAGAGCGGGCAACCTGATAAGCTTCATCCATCCGCCCCTGGTGCCCTAATACCAGGCTCAGGTTGTTGAAGGAGCGTTTGGTGCTGGGATCACGCTTGATTGATTCTTCCAGAGCAATCTCGGCTGCAGGAAGATCATTCTGCAGGTAAAGAGCATAACCCAGATCTGTCAAATACTTGGGATTCTCGGGCTGAACCTTGACAGCTTTCATCAGATAATTTGTAGCAACCTCATGTCGACCCATTTTCGAGTTGACGATCCCCATCCGATGCAAGGCGACAGAGTTCTGGGGATTTCGCTGCAACATGACACGATAAGTCTGCTCAGCTTTCACGAATTGGCCTTTTTCTTCAGCCTGTCGTGCCATAATCATTTGGGGAGACTCATCGATTGGCAACTTCAGGCCGTTTCCCACCACGTTGTACGAGTGAGAACATCCCGTTGTCAAAAGAGCGGCTACTCCGGAAAAGAGTACCACAGTCCACATTGTTGAGTTTCGCATTCCTTTACCTCACAAAATTTAATTGTGATTTTTCACTATCCATTGTGAGAAACACTCAGACCATCCTGGCAGACACAAATATAAAAACAGGCATTGTTGACCTGAAAGTGACTCGAAATTGAATCCATTCCAAACGAACCCCTGTGTAAATATTTTCAGTGTAGATTATCTCTACAAAACACCGGGCTTCTTTTCATTTATCGACCATCATTAAGACTTAGATGAAAGAACTGGCAGAATACCGGAACTCTTCTCGAATTCCTATCTGGAGCAAACCCTATAAGTTCACATTGAATCACAAGGCGGCAAAATCTGCCGGTTGAAAGCAGGAAGATGTATCTATTCCGCGAGAATATCAATGGATTTGGATCCGTCATTCAGACAACAGATCACCGGGTTGAGCCAGCACCTGGCAGCAAAGCCACTCTCTTACGATTCCAATTCGTCAGGAATCGCTTCTTCAAACTCAGGCAACACCTCAAACCCCAGTAGTGTTTCCACTTCTTCGGCCAGTAAACAGAGTCGCCCCAGAACCCGATGATTCAATGCCATCAGATTTTCAAACAGCTCCTCTGCAGCCCCCAGAAGTTCTCCTGGATTATTCGATTCCGGAATCCGTACCAGCGCAAATTCTGCAATCGTAATATCGACACGGGAATGCTCAAACGGATACAGCAACCTCTGAAAGCGAGCGTAAATCGAATTCAATAATGTCTCCATTTTTTCCATTTCGGAAAGTACCACTTCACAGTATTTATCATCAGTACGTAACTCATCGAAGAACCGCAGTAGCACCTGAAGGGCAACTGCATTCATATGGAGTTCCCATAAACGACTGAGCTGTGAATTGGTAGCTTGCAGCGCCTGTAGTAGATCATGCAAGTCACGTTCCCAGAGTGCAGCATCAGCAATCTGCGTCTGTACCTTAGGTACATGAAACAGCTGCAAGGCCCGTTCTAGTCGATTTACAATCAATGATTCGTACTTTTCCAGTTCGACACGGGTCCCGCTTTTCTTACGTTCGAGTCCATGTTTTGCATTCATGACCTTATCATAATTTGTTAACGACTTGAAAAAGGGATCATCAACCTTCAGTTTGAGCCGCGCACGTACCGCAACCTCAGCCATCGCTACACTCATTGACTTTGACTCATATTCACGATACTCATCAACAAATGATTTATACTTCTCCCGATACTTCAACAGCTTCTCTCGATTGCTTTTCAGTTCCTGCGCACACTGCTTTGCATCTGCCGGAGTTTTAACTGCAGACTCGGAAAACAGCAGTGGCCGGTTCGGGTAAATTGCTCCCTGATAAAATCTCTGTACCGCTTTATGTGACTCATTTTCTGCTTCCTGGCGGACCATTAATTCATCCACCGAATGCAGGTCCTCACGTGGAATCTTCTTGCCAAACACACCATAATAAAAATCGCGTGTGACAAATTTAGCTTCCCGGGAAAAATCAGTGAACAAAATCGTTGCCGGTGATTTCAACCGGAAGATTCCTTCAGGATCCTCATTCTGAATATTGGCGATTCGTTCCAGCGTGGCGGGATGCGTATCAAACCAGCCAGTCTGTTCCTCTTTGATATGCAGAGTCACAGCCTGCTTTACTTCTGCCGGCATCTTACTCAAATTGATATTAATCAACGCAGGTAAATTATCAACCAGTCGTCCCTCTGCATAAAACTGCCCCAGATCACTCAATGCTCCCTGGTTTGCTA
The sequence above is a segment of the Gimesia algae genome. Coding sequences within it:
- a CDS encoding thiol-disulfide oxidoreductase DCC family protein, which produces MKKSVTTMDPNRPISAVIAEETGASGLTDKPILFFDGVCGLCNSSVDFAMTRDRQARLYYAPLQGDTARKLLSEQDLASVDTVVFRTVEGTHCYRRSAAVVRLLWLLGFPWNVYGWLLWCIPLPIRDLGYRLIASVRYRLFGKHETCRMPSPDERARILP
- a CDS encoding sulfatase family protein, whose product is MRLMPLKCFLITVLVFMGLKGEVSAQTPPTAKPNFIVFIADDMAWDDCGAYGHSKIQTPNLNQLAAEGMKFNHAYLTCSSCSPSRASIITGRYPHGTGAHQLHLPLPASQVTFVEKLKEAGYYTASAGKWHLGTPTESKFDLVTTKLNEWVPTLKQRPKDKPFFMWFAFTDPHRPYQRNIIDRPHTNEDVSVPPYLPDTPAVRGDLALYYDEITRLDGVVGNVRKELNAQKVASNTVIVFLSDNGRPFPRCKTTVYDSGIRTPWIVTWPDRIKAGSVCNSLISSVDLAPTVLELAGLPVGETFQGKSFHKLLKNPNATTRGLIFAEHNWHDFEDFGRAVRSSRYKYIRNFYTDIPGTPPADAVRSDTYVKMLELRDAGKLTENQQSCFQIPRQEVELYDVEADPHELHNLAGNPEYAEVQQELRTALDQWQVETHDRLPRARRPDEFDRETGQQLPAFRKK
- a CDS encoding acyl-[ACP]--phospholipid O-acyltransferase, producing MNSTITAKTQPRRRGVRKGTLNSPSFLALLGTQFLGAMNDNMFRWFIIPIAKPEIGDANALSLGLACFTLPYLLLASVAGYLADRFSKRTVIIACKVAEIIIMIAGVCAVLIGNLYLLFFIVALMGCQSALFGPAKFGSIPEMLRDNRLSRGNGIMGLTTVVSSALGFIAGNYLYHFTQPSLSTPGSFSDISFAAFTLVGVAILGTLTSLKIRKLEPAAPDRGFPYNPAKETWHQMQLLTSSTPLLRTALGVAFFWMLASLAQMNVDTYGINELNLTQKDIGPLLGILVFGVALGSILAGVWSSGRIELGIVPLGAAGIVITSLLLYFTGNSVIPGSESNSQLLYGLSLLWLFLLGVSSGLFDIPLETFLQHRSDVETRGSILAAANFLAFLFILIASFGFWVMQAKLEMSASQIFMVLGLLTIPVGIYIFKLLPNATIRFMVWLVSCTIYKLRVKGLKNLPPKGGALLVANHVSWLDGVFLILTSTRPVRMIAYSTYVQGPWVAWLTKLYNTIPINVEDGPKALMRSIKTARSAIEDGELVCIFAEGKLTRSGYLQPFQSGLMKIIKGTGAPVIPVYIDELWGSIFSFHGGKFFWKKPRRWPYPVSIRFGKPILHPENEKHVRKVVQNLGVESANFRKTYQMIAPRLFLRKCKSRRFQQKVADSTGVELTGGKLLTGALLMRRLLNKYVLKQDEKMVGVLLPPSVGGSAVNASLAISGRVPINLNYTLSDSDINYCIREAGIKTVLTSSKFLEKKPIEMEANVVLVDEIKLKASLFDKLICLFMAFIVPAWLIERIIGLTRVSSDDLSTVIFTSGSTGQPKGVMLTHHNIISNINSADDLLQLSPRDCILGILPFFHSFGYTIALWMPFARNMRSCYHFNPTDARTVGKMIEKYKVTLFTSTPTFLRHYLKRCTREQFQSLDIVITGAEKLPQSLAKEFEAKFGIFPTEGYGTTELSPVAAVNVPPTRQLDPTEVSAKPGTVGRPIPCVMAKTVDPDTGEDLPDGQEGLLFIKGPNVMKGYLNNPEKTAEVILDGWYNTGDFATIDDEGFISITGRQTRFSKIGGEMVPHLRIEELIIDIVNNPEEDEPEVQVAVTSVPDPKKGERLIVLHKRLQIPVDEILKQLASENLPNLWMPSSDSFLEVETIPLLGTGKLDLAKIKQVACEAFAAEVTS
- a CDS encoding VWA domain-containing protein, whose protein sequence is MQHQSTHSDSQSRWNQGLGVSTLVHLLIIGSLSLIFEHQVGTRFSADSDAIQTRWTPAQKQLEPEVLELIPVTKQKEHPSNSALLSKLPSIVKRSSAPDPESQSSYLQGPLPQVTQYEEAMTTKYGSEVVGALLTSTALGNAEDGSGLGNGNGKFFGINPQSKKIVYVVDSSNSMNFPHESEGKTRLGRVKLELARAIHSLDEDQQFFVIFFSDIAIPMPARELQSATNDAKQKYLTWVARVPGIGMTEPYQALLLALKLQPDTIYFLTDGQFDPVIVKSFNKVAAQKNRSHTITVNGICFGNLEGEQAIRELAENNSGTFTFIP